From the Gammaproteobacteria bacterium genome, the window GGTGAGAGACTCACACAAATACTGTTGGCTCAGAAACTGAACCAGCTTGGCTTTTTGTTCTTCGGTGGTCACGGGGACACTCCTTGCATTGGGAATCACGGCCGGCGGGTGTTGCGCTGGGCGCGGGACTTGCATAGGCTTAGTGAAAACAGAACCATTGGCCCGCCGGCACGTCATTATCCTTGTTTACCGGAGCGGAGCAAGTGCCCGCCGCGGCTCCTGCAACTTTCAAGCAAAGCAATGTGAAAGAGGAGATTTATGAAAAGCTTCGCGCGTTGGTGTTTCCTACTGTGTCTGCTTCCCCTGGCGGCAACAGCCGCGCCCTTGCTGGAAGGCCGCGACTATCAGCGGATCATCCCGGCCCAGCCTACCGACAGCCCCCCCGGCAAGGTGGAAGTGGTGGAGCTGTTCTGGTACGGCTGTCCCCATTGCCATCGCTTCCAGCCGTACATGGAGCGCTGGGTGAAAAGGCAGGGCGGCAAAATCAGCTACCGGCGCATGCCCGCCATTTTGGCGCCCCACTGGGCCATCCACGCCCGTGCTTATTATACGGCCCAGGCCCTGGGCGCGCTGGAGCAAACCCACCGGGCCCTGTTCGATGCCATTCATATCCACAAGCGGCGCCTGGACACTGAGGAGCGTCTGGCCGGT encodes:
- a CDS encoding thiol:disulfide interchange protein DsbA/DsbL; protein product: MKSFARWCFLLCLLPLAATAAPLLEGRDYQRIIPAQPTDSPPGKVEVVELFWYGCPHCHRFQPYMERWVKRQGGKISYRRMPAILAPHWAIHARAYYTAQALGALEQTHRALFDAIHIHKRRLDTEERLAGFYAEHGVDKEEFKKVFHSFTVETQFRRAQEMSRRYQVHATPSVVINGKYILNSEVPGGFNGMLRIMDKLVKEELNARAGGA